The following proteins are co-located in the Vigna angularis cultivar LongXiaoDou No.4 chromosome 2, ASM1680809v1, whole genome shotgun sequence genome:
- the LOC108327315 gene encoding uncharacterized mitochondrial protein AtMg00810-like → MGELTYFLGIQVKQTENDIFIHQFKYYTNLLKKYKMLDCKEATTLMATNCYLDLDEEGKAVDQKMYRGMIGSLLYLTASKPDIMHSVCLYARFQSLPKLSHLTVVKRILKYLKGTKNLGLWYPSGSNIFLKGYSDSDFGGCKLDRKSTSGTCHLLGSSLVS, encoded by the coding sequence ATGGGAGAACTCACATACTTCCTAGGAATTCAAGTTAAGCAGACTGAGAATGACATCTTTATTCATCAATTCAAGTACTACACTAATCTgttaaagaaatacaaaatgttgGACTGCAAAGAGGCTACAACCCTTATGGCAACAAACTGCTATCTTGACCTTGATGAAGAAGGAAAAGCGGTTGATCAGAAAATGTATAGAGGTATGATTGGATCTCTACTGTACTTAACTGCCAGTAAACCAGATATCATGCATAGTGTCTGTCTCTATGCTAGGTTTCAGTCTCTACCAAAATTATCACACCTAACAGTtgtaaaaagaattttgaaatacttaaAGGGAACCAAGAATCTTGGACTATGGTATCCAAGTGgttcaaacatttttcttaagGGATATAGTGATTCTGATTTTGGTGGTTGCAAGCTAGACAGAAAGAGCACTAGTGGTACATGTCATCTACTTGGATCTTCACTGGTATCTTGa